A part of Prosthecobacter sp. SYSU 5D2 genomic DNA contains:
- a CDS encoding Gfo/Idh/MocA family oxidoreductase: protein MESAAQPFRIGVAGVGAIGKNHARIMAEIASRSEGTVTFAAVYDADPARAADFAAQYGTQAASDLADFAARVDAATVAVPTIYHRRVAEPLMEKGVHVMVEKPISESYDEAQALIGLAQTKNVILQVGHIERFNPVLRQLEDRMDHPRFIEVHRLSPFPNRSMDIGVVLDVMIHDIEIVLHLVKSPLVQIDAVGIPVLTKREDIANARFKFANGCIANLTASRISPEKMRKIRVFQQDSYLSLDYQEQSGWIYKKDGMQIVREAVEVEKDEPLKLEIAAFVECARHGKRPVVTGQEGAEAVRIALEITDQIEKNAALGEK, encoded by the coding sequence ATGGAATCCGCAGCCCAACCCTTCCGCATCGGCGTCGCCGGTGTCGGTGCCATCGGTAAAAATCATGCCCGCATCATGGCGGAGATCGCCAGCCGCAGTGAAGGCACCGTCACCTTTGCCGCTGTTTATGATGCCGACCCCGCACGCGCCGCCGACTTCGCCGCCCAATATGGCACCCAGGCCGCGAGTGATCTGGCCGACTTCGCCGCCCGTGTGGATGCTGCCACCGTCGCCGTTCCCACCATCTATCACCGTCGCGTCGCCGAGCCGCTCATGGAAAAGGGCGTCCATGTCATGGTGGAAAAGCCCATCAGCGAATCTTATGACGAGGCTCAAGCACTGATCGGGCTGGCCCAGACCAAAAACGTCATCCTCCAGGTCGGTCACATCGAGCGCTTCAACCCTGTGCTGCGCCAGCTCGAAGACCGCATGGACCACCCACGGTTCATTGAGGTCCACCGCCTTTCCCCCTTCCCCAACCGCAGCATGGACATCGGTGTTGTCCTGGACGTCATGATCCATGACATCGAAATCGTTCTCCACTTGGTCAAGTCTCCACTTGTACAGATTGACGCCGTGGGCATCCCCGTGCTGACCAAGCGCGAGGACATCGCCAACGCCCGCTTTAAATTCGCCAACGGCTGCATCGCCAACCTGACCGCCAGCCGCATCAGCCCGGAGAAGATGCGCAAAATCCGCGTTTTCCAGCAGGATTCATATCTTTCGCTCGACTATCAGGAACAAAGCGGGTGGATCTATAAAAAGGACGGCATGCAGATCGTCCGCGAAGCCGTGGAAGTGGAGAAGGACGAACCTTTGAAGCTGGAGATCGCCGCCTTCGTTGAATGCGCCCGCCATGGCAAGCGCCCCGTCGTCACCG